A genomic segment from Agelaius phoeniceus isolate bAgePho1 chromosome 2, bAgePho1.hap1, whole genome shotgun sequence encodes:
- the CUL4A gene encoding cullin-4A isoform X8: MIRSIFLFLDRTYVLQNSVLPSIWDMGLELFRNHIISDKQVQTKTIDGILLLIERERNGEAVDRSLLRSLLSMLSDLQVYKESFEQRFLEETNCLYAAEGQRLMQEREVPEYLHHVNKRLEEEADRVITYLDHSTQKPLIACVEKQLLGEHLSAILQKGLDSLLDENRISDLTQTYQLFSRVKGGQQILLQHWSEYIKNFGTTIVVNPEKDKDMVQELLDFKDKVDHIIEVCFQKNEKFINLMKESFETFINKRPNKPAELIAKYVDSKLRAGNKEATDEELERILDKIMIIFRFIHGKDVFEAFYKKDLAKRLLVGKSASVDAEKSMLSKLKHECGAAFTSKLEGMFKDMELSKDVMVQFKQYMQNQSDPGNIDLTVNILTMGYWPTYTPMEVHLNSEMIKLQEVFKTFYLGKHSGRKLQWQTTLGHAVLKGEFKEGKKEFQVSLFQTLVLLMFNEGDEFSFEEIKMATGVEDSELRRTLQSLACGKARVLIKNPKGKDVEDGDKFIFNGDFKHKLFRIKINQIQMKETVEEQVSTTERVFQDRQYQIDAAIVRIMKMRKTLGHNLLVSELYNQLKFPVKPGDLKKRIESLIDRDYMERDKDNPNQYHYVA; this comes from the exons ATGATCAGAagcattttcttatttttggaTCGTACATATGTGCTTCAGAATTCAGTGCTTCCTTCTATATG GGATATGGGGCTAGAGTTATTTAGAAACCATATCATTAGTGACAAGCAAGTTCAAACCAAGACTATTGATGGAATTCTCCTGCTGATCGAGCGAGAACGAAATGGTGAAGCTGTGGACAGGAGCTTGCTGCGGAGTTTGTTGAGCATGCTCTCAGATCTGCAG GTTTACAAGGAATCATTTGAACAGAGGTTTCTGGAAGAGACAAATTGTTTATATGCTGCAGAAGGCCAAAGATtaatgcaggaaagagag GTCCCAGAATATCTTCACCATGTTAATAAACGTTTGGAAGAAGAAGCAGACAGAGTTATAACATATTTAGATCACAGCACACA GAAACCACTGATTGCTTGTGTGGAGAAGCAGCTTCTAGGAGAACACTTATCAGCTATTTTgcaaaaag ggCTTGATAGCCTGCTTGATGAAAATAGAATATCAGATTTGACCCAGACATACCAGCTGTTCAGCCGGGTAAAAGGTGGGCAGCAGATCCTTTTGCAGCATTGGAGTGAATACATCAAG AACTTTGGGACAACAATAGTGGTTAATCCTGAAAAAGACAAGGATATGGTGCAAGAGCTACTAGATTTTAAGGATAAAGTGGACCATATCATAGAAGTGTGctttcagaaaaatgaaaaatttataAACTTGATGAAGGAGTCCTTTGAAACATTTATCAACAAGAGACCAAATAAGCCTGCAGAATTGATAG cAAAATATGTGGATTCCAAGTTAAGAGCTGGTAATAAAGAAGCAACTGATGAAGAGCTGGAAAGAATCCTTGACAAAATAATGATCATATTTAGATTCATTCATG GGAAAGATGTGTTTGAGGCATTTTATAAGAAAGACTTAGCCAAAAGACTGCTGGTTGGGAAAAGTGCTTCAGTAGATGCTGAGAAGTCCATGTTGTCAAAGCTTAAACATG AATGTGGTGCTGCTTTTACCAGCAAACTGGAGGGCATGTTCAAGGACATGGAGCTGTCAAAAGATGTCATGGTACAGTTCAAGCAG TATATGCAGAACCAAAGTGACCCAGGAAATATAGACCTGACAGTAAATATATTAACTATGGGATATTGGCCAACTTACACACCTATGGAAGTCCACTTAAATTCAGAG ATGATAAAGCTTCAAGAGGTATTTAAAACCTTTTACCTGGGAAAACATAGTGGTCGAAAACTTCAGTGGCAGACCACTTTAGGACATGCTGTCCTAAAGGGAGAATTTAAGGAA GGGAAGAAGGAGTTTCAAGTATCACTCTTTCAGACATTAGTATTGCTTATGTTTAATGAAGGAGATGAATTCAGttttgaagaaattaaaatggcTACTGGTGTAG AGGACAGTGAATTAAGAAGAACCTTGCAGTCTTTAGCTTGTGGAAAAGCACGAGTACTGATTAAAAATCCCAAGGGCAAGGATGTAGAAGATGGAGATAAATTCATCTTTAATGGTGATTTCAAGCATAAGTTGTTTAGAATAAAGATCAACCAGATTCAAATGAAAGAAACA GTTGAGGAACAGGTCAGCACAACTGAAAGAGTATTTCAGGACAGGCAATATCAGATTGATGCTGCTATTGTACGAATAAtgaagatgaggaagactcTTGGTCATAATCTTCTTGTTTCTGAATTGTATAATCAACTGAAATTTCCTGTAAAG CCTGGAGACTTGAAAAAGAGAATTGAATCTCTCATTGACAGAGACTATATGGAGAGAGACAAAGACAACCCCAATCAGTACCACTATGTTGcataa